The nucleotide sequence ctaacactgtttaaatcgtgaacctggtccaccaatttttctgtagaaaccagaagacatggccaacaatacagttatattatatacataagtatatttttcttgcaaccataatatgtataaccaaggattttcactgtaccaactaaatttaaaatatagaactacttttgttgattccttttttaaattgtttaaaataggtctttcatttttaatctcatttttttcttcaaaattatacaaggagaactatttttcaagtagttgatcgattaagaagcgacactcatccatggttaactgcacgtacactttttataggtactgtcaccaattttaaatgtggtaacagcgctactgatacacagcgcgcttatgccgtcgcttcttcaaaattttcagtcactagccggtcctGAGCGCCAGcagcgtgggtatataaccattgtaaccagaaatgagtctggtaacagggtataataaagtgcaactgagtcacataaactcgccaatatttttgtgtctacgagtagttggctatttactgagttaggtactattactacataatataataatatatttctattggtaaaaatattagtaaatagaattattcatcgtcataaaatatttatttgcaagatttttaactgttaccaatggtaacagtggttacctggacgcttcgccagtgataCTATTGCATTCACGTTAAAAGGTGTAAGTTAAGCCAGTGTTCAGTGTATTTAGCGAAGAAAAATGATACTGATTTTTATTGGTTATCTGGAATTTATAAAGCACAGGAAAAAGGCaagttaaattattaattatttacagATAGTGTCAATACACGATAAATTCTCCTTTCGAAACTTCGCACTGATTTAAGAAAATGCAATAAGCTTTTACTTTCACAACTTTCAGCATGCGCTATTACCAAAACTGAGTctgattattttttcattttattttgtttattagctTTGTCAATTTCTTAAATTATTGGAAAAAAGTATGTTGATGTTataatttatgtaataaaatgtttgaacaacaaaattgttttgttttttgtattggaaggtgtaaaattttaaacaatactTCAGCGCAATATAAGCTTATATAACaaaaaggaccccgcacaaaccttatggaaaataggtcctagtggatttcgttcatactttaagaaaataccctttgaagcatcctgataaaaagttctcatgggcacaactcaatcgtatgaaggattttcaagatatggAGGCcgaaactcggaaaattataagatttacggggtattcaaattccgtgagttactgggtatttggcaacatgtataagtttggatcaaggaaaagtactagtagtctaggattttttcctggctatccaatggcgacctttactttgaccttgaccttcaacggacgtcatcttctagagtttcgagggttttaggcattcaattgatataaacagattactcatgggtttttgggatcgcaaaacacgaatatgccataagaattgacctccggatgacaccactgcaagggacgtcatcttctagagtttcgatggttttcggcatttaattgatgcagaTGAATTACTGGAGGGCTTTTTGAGGTCTCTAtatacgaatatgccaccagaaccgactcccggagcacctggtttccaaggtcaatgaaaggggctcctggagtttcgagggtctttggtactattGATGCGAACGAATTTCTCATAgctttttggagttgctgaacacgaatacctaatcagaacagacatcggagtacctgTTGCCTAAGGCACGTCACGCTTTGGAAattcgagagctttcggtactaaattaatgtaaactcattactcacaggtttttgggCTGCAGAacgtgaatacgccatcagatccgacccacggagcacctggtgcctaaggcaggtcttcttctggagtttcgacagtATGCATGTTCGGTAGTATGCATGTATGCATGTtcggcaaccccaaaaacctaagagtaatccatttgattcctccgaaactccagaagataacctgtcttaggcaccaggtgctcctgtgtctgtgctgatcacgtagtcgtgttcagcaaccccaaaaacctataacttaTCCGTTTGCATTattgtagtaccaaagaccctcgaaactccaggagcccctttcattgatcttggaaatcaggtgctccgggagtcggttctggtggcatattcgtgtatagcgacctcaaaaaaccctccagttattcatttgcatcaattaaatgccgaaaaccatcgaaactctagaaggtgacgtcccttgcagaggccctggccaccaagtcatccggagggcaattctgatggcatattcgcgtttagcgatcccaaaaacccatgagtaatctgtttatatcaattgaatgccgaaaaccctcgaaactctagaagatgacgtccgttgaaggtcaaggtcgaAGTAAAGGtggccattggatagccaggaaaaaatcctagaccactggtacttttccttgatccaaacttctacatgttgccaaataaccagtaactcacggaattggaataccccgtaaatcttataattttccgagtttgggcctctatatcttgaaaatccttcatacgattgagttgtgcccatgagaacttttaatcaggatgcttcaaagagtattttcccaaagtatgaacgaaatccactgggacctattttccataaggtttgtgcggggtcctttacggatatcgttaaaaaaaCAGATTATCTTTTAGGGCAACAGTAGGACAAGTaacttttttctcaattatttttcacttttttgtgaattaatataataggtctggatcccgcgtatgaaaaaaaagttgattaatggcaagctgaaaatttgttaatagcttaaggatgtctaatcggataaactttgatatatgggaacactggaacaggggaagttttaattgtggaacaagttaaaaattgggaacgtcagaccacgaaaacgtcacatgtattttgtccgacagaacttccaattgatttgttaccctttcattaaactcttgtgcaaaaatcagactgctatttatcaccaaatgggcattttaatgagtggaacacgtagaacatgtcaaatgacaaaAATTataacaggtgataaatagcagtctgatttttgcatgagagtttaatgaaagggtaataaatcaattggaagttctgtcggacaaaatacatgtgacattTTCGttgtctgacgttccaaattttaacctgttccacaattaaaacttctccagttccagtgttcccatatatcaaagtttgtccgagtaaacacctttaagctattaacacattttcagcttgctattaatcaacttttttttcatacgcgggatccagacctttAACTTGTTATGTGACGCCTGTAAAGTTAGGTACTCAAACAAAATTCCATGTAAatccattcaaatataaaaaagttattaagtagtgaagtttcgtaaaattttcaattacgtttttctcgaaactacattttttaacatatcctactgttgctttgataCGACGCTATTACGTGGAATTGAatgtaagaaacattccaatactgaaaaaaattgtttgttaacACTTTCGGTGTGGTGATGAGCCCGTGTGCATCATGCTTGGCTATCCGCTCAGTAcggtgatgcacacgggtgcatcatgaGATTTCGTTCgcccaaaaaatctaaaagtgGGGAAACCACGCCCAAAAGTGGGTGAAGTCCAGAAAAAGATTAGATTTAGTTAATTTGATTGGTGATAAGGTTGTTTGGATGTTTGACTGATGGGATTGTGTGGAAGGTGAAGTTACTGTGCTGCTGTTTACAACTTACTTAACTTAATTTAACTCACATACTATgtagaataataaatttaataaaaatagttttatttctaaaAGTAGTGTTATTATTACATTAACTTTAATTAGTTGTAGTGTGATACTGTATTTTAACCGACTGCGCGAAGCCGCTCGGTAAGTGCTCGAATCCATACATAGGAGCCGACTTGCCGAATGACGGTCCGGCACGAAGGGGTTAAACCTGTGGCGAagtaaattagtgtatattttaaaatttctttagctataagttcagaatgatgattccagtttttgttcagttgtgattaaaaatctgttttactaatgtttatttatcatttaatCGGAAAACACACCGAAGCGATAACGGCGCAACAGCGTTCACAGCGATGGCGATCGCGATCCAACTCGTCTGAAACAAACAAGTAGATGAGTTGAATCGCAATTGCTATCGCGTCGAGATCGCGTTGGTATGTTTTCTGCTTTATTGATAGACtagtaacattaaaattaagaatacattattttatttcttaaaacaacttaatttttttatcaataattatcatttttttaCTGGAGGTCATTTTTACCCcggttggtcatccgtgtaacaaaaaaggtAGGTCATCAGAAGGTTAAGCTATGAACAAATACTTTATTACAAGTCGAGTCGCTGTACAGAGTCAACATCAAAAACCATAATACGTgcgtatttttttctttttaaaaaagtGCAAAATCGCATTAATATAATTCCGAAGCGTAAAAAATTTGTTGTTGAAAAAAGCGCACAAAGTCAGAATACGTGCACACAGATCAATCAACTAGGCAGTGCATCACACTTTTGCTACTAACGGTTAAGATCGTTTCTAGTATGTACTTTCAAATTACCAATGccagaaaactgcttaaaacaaatctcgcacttgtaagtcttttctccagtgtgaactctcaaatgtgttttgaATTGACTTGCTTggctaaactgtttaaaacaaatttgacacttgtaaggtttttctccagtgtgaacgcTCATATGTTGTTTCAAATTACCTGCTTGAAATAAATTTCACACTTGTGGggattttctccagtgtgcattctCAAATGAGCTTTCAAACTACATTTTGCAgcaaattgcttaaaacaaatctcgcacttgtaaggcttttctccagtgtgcactctcaaatgtcttttcaaatcacCTGCTTGAATAAACTGcgtcaaacaaatttcacacttataaggtttttccccagtgtgcactctcaaatgttttttcaaattactttttttgttaaacagcttaaaacaaatttcacagttgTAAGAAGCTTCTCCAGTGTGAATTGTCGTATGAGCATCCAAAGAAATTTTATGTCTGAACTGCTTAAAAcacatttcacacttgtaaggcttttctccagtgtgaactctcatatgttgtttcaaattacctgcttcaataaactgcttcaaacaaatttcacactggtgaggtttttctccagtgtgcgttCTCAAATGTGTATTCAAATGGTTTGTAGTATTaaactgcttgaaacaaatttcacacttgtaaggtttttctccagtgtgcactctcaaatgtgttttcaaattacttgcttgaataaattgcttaaaacaaatctcgcacttgtaaagcttttctccagtgtgcgttCTCAAATGTGTATTCAAACGGCTTGTAGTAATaaactgcttgaaacaaattttacacttgtaaggtttttctccagtgtgcattctcaaatgtgttttcaaatcacctgcttgactaaattgcttaaaacaaatatcGCACTTGTaaagtttttctccagtgtgtactctcagaTGTGTTTTCAAAGTACTTgattgactaaattgcttaaaacaaatatcGCACTTGTATGGTTTTGCTCTAGTATGTATTCGCAAATGATATTTTAAATGTTGATTTCGAGAAAACTTCTTATAACAAACTTCGCATTCGTAAGGTTTTTGTTCAGTCGCAACTTTCCTATTTTGAATTAATGTTGTTCCTTCGTCGTGCCGCCTCAAATAATTTCCTTCATAAGATGAATGTTCAGGTAGTGTCTCCATAATCTCCAATTTGTTGTCTTGAGAATAACCTAAAATACAAACAAACTATAATAAAGATATATGAGTATAAGGAAAAATGAATGTAAAAACAAGCCAATgcaattgggaccgtgcaagttcggcaaagcgacctctatttctacgcgctgtacttttattcgcacttttaattatattggccaattatattagtcctggttgctggataattgtcaaggccataatccaaaaaaataataagaagaaaaaataagatgcaggttatgttacgcaaacgtaaacaataggtaacttgcataaaatttaaaattggaaaaaaatgttataaatcacaacagaacataatttaaaacatgtatcaatgataaaaaagttttgtttgtctttcgtttttcccctaaagacgattaaaaattcaaattattccaGCCAGcaaaaaacgcgtcgtgacgtcatatggttttgcatttacattttacaccaaaaagtaaacaaaattaattagacattataaacgtcagtaaaaaatacagttatgtgacgttaaaagtgtttttgttcgtttgaactattcatagaaaatttttacttttacaaaatggttttattttcaatagtaaaccttcttttctttccttcaaaaactgtatcaaactccagtctcaacaaactggtatatattaggtttgttccaacatgaacttttggacggtccagaaaccgtcacgaaactacttgtaccgcttgttgtgcgcatgttcgtaaccgtatcgcccagttatcgtccgaTGACGGTAATCCAATGATAAAAACCAACGACGTATGCCGTAGATggccgtagatatattaatattatgtgatacatgacagaagctcgaaacaaatgacaatcaatgaaaaaccctattgccTAATTACTGAAATggtcatcacgaaaccgtcactaaaagatcacaattcttgttggaacagtgggaaggacgatccgaggacgatcatatttttgttggaacggattttgtttactgcgcaggagcgttaccgtttcgtgacggttct is from Diabrotica virgifera virgifera chromosome 9, PGI_DIABVI_V3a and encodes:
- the LOC126892295 gene encoding zinc finger protein 664-like isoform X5, whose amino-acid sequence is METKQEASEKTCKIETDNETYDDGPLDPFKIEITEETKREPLYDPSDYLESNEVPVKTEVERKFTPFELKQTTNEESYSQDNKLEIMETLPEHSSYEGNYLRRHDEGTTLIQNRKVATEQKPYECEVCYKKFSRNQHLKYHLRIHTRAKPYKCDICFKQFSQSSTLKTHLRVHTGEKLYKCDICFKQFSQAGDLKTHLRMHTGEKPYKCKICFKQFITTSRLNTHLRTHTGEKLYKCEICFKQFIQASNLKTHLRVHTGEKPYKCEICFKQFNTTNHLNTHLRTHTGEKPHQCEICLKQFIEAGNLKQHMRVHTGEKPYKCEMCFKQFRHKISLDAHTTIHTGEASYNCEICFKLFNKKSNLKKHLRVHTGEKPYKCEICLTQFIQAGDLKRHLRVHTGEKPYKCEICFKQFAAKCSLKAHLRMHTGENPHKCEIYFKQVI